One region of Pseudomonas sp. B21-040 genomic DNA includes:
- the narJ gene encoding nitrate reductase molybdenum cofactor assembly chaperone — protein sequence MRILKVISLLLDYPTQSLVFGRDELEQAIHQSREISPRQRGALFELMELICGNDLMDGQEHYGALFGRGRSLSLLLFEHVHGESRDRGQAMVDMMAQYEAAGFAIGVKELPDYIPLYLEFLSTRDDLEAREGLADVSHLLALLAARLEERESAYASCFRALLQIAGAEPQEAVAQLRAQVAAESRDDSLEALDKVWEEEAVDFLQAEQQDRCGSQPSAPGKAREESAVPLHWVDFQHEGVASVPAAEVRNV from the coding sequence ATGCGCATTCTCAAGGTTATTTCGTTGCTGCTCGATTACCCGACCCAAAGCCTGGTTTTCGGTCGCGATGAACTCGAGCAGGCCATCCACCAGTCACGGGAAATCAGCCCTCGGCAACGGGGGGCGTTGTTCGAATTGATGGAGCTGATTTGCGGCAACGACCTCATGGACGGACAGGAGCACTACGGTGCCTTGTTCGGTCGCGGTCGCTCGCTGTCACTGCTGCTGTTCGAGCATGTCCACGGTGAGTCCCGCGACCGTGGCCAGGCGATGGTCGACATGATGGCGCAGTACGAAGCCGCCGGTTTTGCCATCGGCGTCAAAGAGCTGCCGGACTATATCCCGCTGTACCTGGAGTTCCTGTCCACCCGTGACGACCTCGAAGCCCGCGAAGGGTTGGCCGATGTTTCGCACCTGTTGGCGTTGCTGGCGGCCCGTCTGGAGGAGCGCGAAAGCGCGTACGCCAGTTGCTTCCGGGCACTGCTGCAAATTGCCGGCGCCGAACCGCAGGAGGCGGTCGCGCAATTGCGTGCGCAGGTCGCCGCCGAATCCAGGGATGACTCGCTGGAGGCGCTGGACAAGGTGTGGGAAGAGGAGGCGGTGGACTTCCTCCAGGCCGAACAGCAAGACCGTTGTGGCTCGCAGCCAAGTGCGCCGGGCAAGGCCCGGGAAGAAAGCGCGGTACCGCTGCACTGGGTCGATTTTCAGCATGAAGGCGTGGCCAGCGTGCCCGCCGCGGAGGTACGCAATGTCTAA
- the narH gene encoding nitrate reductase subunit beta — translation MKIRSQIGMVLNLDKCIGCHTCSITCKNVWTSREGMEYAWFNNVESKPGIGYPKEWENQDKWKGGWVRNANGTINPRIGGKFRVLANIFANPDLPSLDDYYEPFDFDYQHLHTAPLGEHQPTARPRSLVSGKRMEKIEWGPNWEEILGTEFAKRRKDKNFDKIQADIYGEYENTFMMYLPRLCEHCLNPACAASCPSGAIYKREEDGIVLIDQEKCRGWRMCISGCPYKKIYFNWKSGKSEKCIFCYPRIEAGMPTVCAETCVGRIRYLGVLLYDADRISEVASTANEQDLYEKQLEIFLDPNDPAVIRQALADGVPQSVIDSAQRSPVYKMAVDWKLALPLHPEYRTLPMVWYVPPLSPIQNAAAAGTVGMNGVIPDVDSLRIPLRYLANMLTAGDVKPVKRALKRMLAMRAYKRSEQVDGVQDLQVLKDVGLSVNQVEEMYRYLAIANYEDRFVVPSAHREDAMSDAFAERSGCGFSFGSGCSGSSDTNMFGAKKANRRDILKTVQLWEE, via the coding sequence ATGAAAATTCGTTCACAAATCGGCATGGTGCTGAACCTCGACAAATGCATCGGGTGCCACACGTGCTCGATCACCTGCAAGAACGTCTGGACCAGCCGTGAAGGCATGGAATACGCCTGGTTCAACAACGTTGAAAGCAAACCCGGCATCGGCTACCCGAAAGAATGGGAAAACCAGGACAAGTGGAAGGGCGGCTGGGTTCGCAATGCCAACGGCACGATCAACCCGCGCATCGGCGGCAAATTCCGCGTGTTGGCGAATATTTTTGCCAACCCGGACCTGCCGAGTCTCGACGACTATTACGAACCCTTCGACTTCGATTATCAGCACTTGCACACCGCGCCGCTGGGTGAGCACCAGCCCACCGCACGCCCGCGTTCGCTGGTTTCCGGCAAGCGCATGGAGAAAATCGAGTGGGGCCCGAACTGGGAGGAAATCCTCGGCACCGAGTTTGCCAAGCGGCGCAAGGACAAGAACTTCGACAAGATCCAGGCGGACATTTACGGCGAATACGAAAACACCTTCATGATGTATTTGCCGCGCCTGTGTGAGCACTGCTTGAACCCGGCGTGCGCGGCGTCCTGCCCGAGCGGGGCGATCTACAAGCGTGAGGAAGACGGGATTGTCCTGATCGACCAGGAGAAGTGCCGCGGCTGGCGGATGTGCATCAGTGGCTGCCCGTACAAGAAGATCTATTTCAACTGGAAAAGCGGCAAGTCCGAGAAGTGCATTTTCTGCTACCCGCGTATTGAAGCCGGGATGCCGACGGTCTGCGCGGAAACCTGTGTCGGGCGCATCCGTTACCTCGGTGTGCTGTTGTATGACGCCGACCGCATCAGCGAAGTGGCCAGCACCGCCAATGAGCAGGACCTCTACGAGAAGCAGCTGGAGATCTTCCTCGACCCTAACGACCCGGCCGTGATTCGCCAGGCGCTGGCCGACGGTGTGCCGCAGTCGGTGATCGACTCGGCGCAGCGTTCGCCGGTCTACAAAATGGCCGTGGACTGGAAGCTCGCGCTGCCATTGCACCCTGAATACCGCACCCTGCCAATGGTCTGGTATGTACCGCCACTGTCGCCGATCCAGAACGCGGCGGCCGCCGGCACCGTGGGCATGAACGGCGTCATCCCGGATGTCGACAGCCTGCGCATTCCCCTGCGTTACCTGGCCAACATGCTGACTGCCGGTGATGTCAAACCGGTCAAGCGTGCGCTCAAACGCATGCTGGCGATGCGTGCCTACAAGCGCTCCGAACAGGTGGACGGGGTTCAAGACCTGCAAGTGCTCAAGGATGTCGGGCTGAGCGTGAATCAGGTCGAGGAGATGTACCGCTACCTGGCGATCGCCAACTATGAAGACCGTTTTGTGGTGCCTAGCGCACACCGGGAAGACGCCATGAGCGACGCGTTCGCCGAGCGTTCCGGTTGCGGCTTCAGTTTCGGCAGCGGTTGCAGCGGCAGTTCCGACACCAACATGTTCGGGGCGAAGAAGGCCAACCGCCGCGACATCCTGAAAACCGTGCAGTTGTGGGAGGAATGA
- a CDS encoding nitrate/nitrite transporter → MTQPRVRQGLVLGMSTLAFTVCFMVWMMFAVLGVPIKELLQLNETQFGLLAATPVLTGSLARLPLGLLTDRFGGRIVFFLLMLSCVLPLYLISHATAYWQFLVLGLFVGLAGGSFSVGIAYVAKWFDQDNQGFAMGIFGAGNAGAAVTKFLAPALIAAGSWQLVPKVFSAILFITALLFWFLSSDNKQHRSASGASLRQQLGALKDPAVWRYCQYYSIVFGGYVALALWMTRYYVQEYGFSLQSAALLAACFSLPGGVLRAVGGWMSDRWGAQSVTWWVLWVSWICLFLLSYPQTQLQVQTVNGPLDFHIGLNPALFTVLLFVMGIAFAFGKASVFKYIANDYPKNMGAVSGIVGLAGGLGGFVLPILFGALMDLTGVRSSCFMLLYGVVWVSLAWMYFSEIRRRPLLGKPLVANATQISSIAQGDNHVRTAKA, encoded by the coding sequence ATGACTCAACCGCGTGTACGACAAGGCCTGGTGCTGGGCATGAGCACGCTGGCTTTCACCGTGTGCTTCATGGTGTGGATGATGTTTGCCGTGCTCGGCGTGCCCATCAAGGAGTTGCTCCAGCTCAACGAAACCCAGTTCGGCCTGTTGGCCGCCACCCCGGTGCTGACCGGCTCGCTGGCACGCTTGCCACTGGGCCTTTTGACCGACCGCTTCGGCGGGCGCATCGTGTTTTTCCTGCTGATGCTGTCCTGCGTGTTGCCGCTGTACCTGATCAGCCATGCCACGGCGTACTGGCAGTTCCTGGTCCTGGGCCTGTTCGTCGGCCTGGCCGGGGGCTCGTTTTCCGTCGGTATTGCCTACGTCGCCAAGTGGTTCGACCAGGACAACCAAGGCTTTGCCATGGGCATCTTCGGCGCGGGGAATGCCGGGGCCGCCGTCACCAAGTTTCTCGCCCCGGCACTGATTGCCGCCGGTAGCTGGCAACTGGTGCCGAAAGTCTTCAGCGCAATTCTGTTTATCACTGCGCTGCTGTTCTGGTTCCTCAGTTCAGACAACAAGCAGCATCGCAGTGCCTCGGGCGCGAGTCTTCGCCAGCAGCTTGGCGCACTGAAAGACCCGGCGGTGTGGCGCTATTGCCAGTACTACTCGATCGTCTTCGGTGGCTATGTCGCCCTGGCGCTGTGGATGACGCGCTACTACGTGCAGGAATACGGTTTCAGCCTGCAAAGCGCTGCGCTGTTGGCCGCCTGCTTCTCCTTGCCGGGCGGCGTGCTGCGCGCCGTCGGTGGCTGGATGTCCGATCGTTGGGGCGCGCAAAGCGTGACCTGGTGGGTGTTGTGGGTGAGCTGGATCTGCCTGTTCCTGCTGTCCTATCCGCAGACCCAACTGCAAGTGCAAACCGTCAACGGCCCGCTGGATTTCCACATCGGCCTCAATCCCGCGCTGTTCACCGTGCTGCTGTTCGTCATGGGCATCGCCTTCGCGTTCGGCAAGGCCTCGGTCTTCAAATACATCGCCAACGACTACCCGAAAAACATGGGCGCGGTGTCCGGCATCGTCGGCCTGGCCGGTGGTTTGGGCGGCTTTGTCCTGCCCATTCTGTTCGGCGCGCTGATGGACCTGACCGGCGTGCGCTCCTCCTGCTTCATGTTGTTGTACGGCGTGGTCTGGGTGTCCCTGGCCTGGATGTACTTCAGCGAAATACGCCGCCGCCCGCTGCTCGGCAAGCCGCTCGTGGCAAACGCGACTCAGATTTCCAGCATTGCTCAAGGAGACAACCATGTCCGTACTGCAAAAGCCTGA
- a CDS encoding peptidylprolyl isomerase codes for MSGGCGCGGGNGGSGGCGSSRPAEPVMPEIEVGGAVMFEPPHPEPAQADEAPAQLIASSEQEWPIISVNEVSITPEAMARELQYHPAPSREEAVYHAARALVIRELLQQRIAELDLSLELGAGENEEEAATRLLLEREVQVPECDEATCQRYYDSNRARFHSAPLLAVRHILLECAPDDAEARSLAHVQAELLLQRLADLPGSFAELAQKYSACPSKAQGGSLGQISKGQTVPELERQLFTLAPGLASKPLESRFGWHVVSVDQRIEGKALPYEVVSTAIRTQLQQGVWQKALVQYLQTLIGAADIRGIHLQGADSPLVQ; via the coding sequence ATGTCAGGTGGATGTGGATGTGGCGGCGGTAACGGTGGCAGCGGAGGTTGTGGTTCTTCCCGCCCCGCGGAACCGGTGATGCCCGAAATCGAGGTGGGTGGGGCGGTGATGTTTGAGCCACCACACCCAGAACCCGCGCAGGCTGACGAAGCCCCCGCGCAACTGATCGCCAGCAGTGAACAGGAATGGCCGATCATCAGCGTCAACGAGGTGTCGATCACCCCGGAGGCCATGGCCCGGGAGCTGCAATATCATCCGGCGCCCAGCCGTGAAGAGGCGGTGTACCACGCCGCCCGGGCACTGGTGATCCGCGAATTGCTGCAGCAGCGCATCGCCGAGCTCGACTTGTCACTGGAGTTGGGTGCTGGCGAAAACGAAGAGGAGGCCGCCACGCGTTTGTTGCTTGAGCGCGAGGTGCAGGTGCCCGAGTGTGACGAGGCCACCTGTCAGCGTTACTACGACAGCAACCGTGCCCGCTTTCACAGTGCACCGTTGCTGGCGGTGCGGCACATCCTGCTCGAATGCGCGCCGGACGATGCCGAGGCGCGCAGCCTGGCGCACGTTCAGGCTGAACTCCTGCTGCAACGCCTGGCGGATTTGCCGGGCAGTTTCGCCGAGCTGGCGCAGAAGTACTCGGCCTGCCCGTCGAAAGCCCAGGGCGGGTCGCTGGGGCAGATCAGCAAAGGCCAGACGGTGCCGGAACTGGAGCGGCAGTTGTTCACCCTGGCCCCGGGTTTGGCCAGCAAGCCGTTGGAAAGCCGGTTTGGCTGGCACGTCGTCAGCGTCGATCAGCGGATCGAAGGCAAGGCCTTGCCCTATGAAGTGGTCTCGACGGCGATCCGCACCCAGTTGCAACAGGGTGTCTGGCAAAAGGCGCTGGTGCAGTACCTGCAAACCCTGATCGGTGCGGCAGATATTCGCGGTATTCACTTACAGGGCGCCGACTCGCCGCTGGTGCAGTGA
- a CDS encoding NarK family nitrate/nitrite MFS transporter — protein sequence MSVLQKPDKGPVIHDWRPEDPEFWGRSGKQTATRNLWISIPALLLAFAVWMVWSTVIVRLNAIGFSFTTDQLFWLAALPGLSGATLRIFYSFMVPIFGGRRWTALSTASLVLPALWMGFAVQDPSTSYSVFVWIALLCGFGGGNFASSMSNISFFYPKSQQGTALGLNAGLGNLGVSVMQFSVPLVITFGVFGVLGGQPQTLEDGSQLWLQNAGFIWVPFIIAVTLLAWFCMNDLSSARASFSEQAVIFKRKHNWLMCWLYLATFGSFIGFSAAFPLLIKTAFPEVVALKFAFLGPLVGALVRPLGGWLADKLGGARVTLWNFVLMIVMVFGVLHFLPQNGTGGNFYGYLGMFMLLFITTGVGNGSTFRMIPVIFRTLHEKAAAGKAPEVREQALKNAGKESAAVLGFSSAMGAFGAFFIPKSFGTSMAQTGGPEMAFYMFVGFYLSCIVVTWWWYARKGAATPC from the coding sequence ATGTCCGTACTGCAAAAGCCTGACAAGGGGCCGGTCATTCATGACTGGCGCCCGGAAGATCCCGAGTTCTGGGGCCGTAGCGGTAAACAGACGGCGACGCGCAACCTGTGGATTTCCATTCCCGCACTGCTGCTGGCGTTTGCCGTGTGGATGGTCTGGAGCACGGTGATCGTGCGCCTGAACGCCATCGGTTTCAGTTTCACCACTGACCAGTTGTTCTGGCTGGCCGCGTTGCCGGGGTTGTCCGGTGCGACCCTGCGGATTTTCTACTCGTTCATGGTGCCGATTTTCGGCGGCCGCCGCTGGACCGCCCTGAGCACGGCTTCGCTGGTGCTGCCGGCGTTGTGGATGGGGTTTGCCGTGCAGGACCCGAGCACGTCTTACAGCGTGTTTGTGTGGATTGCATTGCTGTGCGGTTTCGGCGGCGGCAACTTCGCGTCGAGCATGTCCAACATCAGCTTTTTCTACCCTAAATCCCAGCAGGGCACGGCCCTGGGCCTGAACGCCGGCCTGGGCAACCTGGGGGTTTCGGTCATGCAGTTCAGTGTGCCGCTGGTGATCACCTTCGGGGTGTTCGGCGTCCTCGGCGGCCAGCCGCAAACACTCGAAGACGGCAGTCAGCTGTGGCTGCAGAACGCGGGCTTCATCTGGGTGCCCTTCATCATTGCGGTGACCTTGCTGGCCTGGTTCTGCATGAACGATTTGTCCAGCGCACGGGCCTCGTTCAGCGAGCAGGCAGTGATTTTCAAGCGCAAGCACAACTGGCTGATGTGCTGGTTGTACCTGGCCACTTTCGGTTCGTTCATTGGTTTCTCCGCAGCCTTTCCGTTGCTGATCAAGACCGCGTTTCCCGAAGTAGTTGCGCTGAAATTTGCCTTCCTCGGCCCGTTGGTAGGCGCACTGGTGCGGCCATTGGGCGGTTGGCTGGCGGACAAGCTCGGCGGTGCGCGGGTCACCCTGTGGAACTTCGTGCTGATGATTGTGATGGTCTTCGGCGTCCTGCACTTCCTGCCGCAGAACGGCACCGGCGGCAACTTCTACGGCTACCTCGGCATGTTCATGCTGCTGTTCATCACCACTGGCGTGGGCAACGGCTCCACGTTCCGCATGATCCCGGTGATCTTCCGCACCCTGCATGAAAAAGCGGCTGCCGGGAAGGCGCCGGAGGTCCGTGAACAGGCCCTGAAAAATGCTGGCAAAGAGTCGGCCGCCGTCCTGGGCTTCAGCTCGGCCATGGGCGCCTTCGGGGCGTTCTTCATTCCCAAATCCTTCGGCACATCCATGGCCCAGACCGGCGGCCCGGAGATGGCCTTCTACATGTTCGTCGGCTTTTACCTGAGTTGCATTGTGGTGACCTGGTGGTGGTACGCCCGAAAAGGTGCTGCGACGCCCTGCTGA
- the narI gene encoding respiratory nitrate reductase subunit gamma, with translation MSKWNLLLFGVYPYVALAICLLGSWARFDLSQYTWKAGSSQMLNNRGMRVASNFFHIGVLFVLAGHFVGLLTPASVYHHVISTEHKQLLAMVSGGFFGLLCLVGLLMLVKRRLSDPRVRATSSTSDILVLLVLLAQLVLGLLTIVASTEHMDGSVMVMLADWAQNTVLLRPVEAATAMAPVGLVYKLHVLLGLTLFVLFPFTRLVHIISAPVWYLGRRYQIVRQKI, from the coding sequence ATGTCTAAGTGGAACCTGTTGTTGTTCGGGGTTTATCCCTATGTCGCGCTGGCGATCTGTCTGCTGGGCAGTTGGGCACGCTTCGATCTTTCGCAGTACACCTGGAAGGCTGGCTCCAGCCAGATGCTGAACAATCGCGGGATGCGCGTGGCGAGCAATTTTTTCCACATCGGTGTGCTGTTTGTGCTGGCCGGACACTTCGTCGGCCTGCTGACCCCGGCGTCGGTCTATCACCATGTGATCAGCACCGAGCACAAGCAATTGCTGGCGATGGTCTCCGGCGGCTTTTTCGGCCTGTTGTGCCTGGTCGGTTTGCTGATGCTGGTGAAACGGCGCCTGAGCGACCCGCGCGTGCGCGCCACGTCCAGCACCTCGGACATCCTGGTGTTGCTGGTGCTGCTGGCGCAGTTGGTGCTCGGCTTGCTGACCATCGTGGCGTCCACTGAACACATGGACGGCTCGGTGATGGTGATGCTCGCGGACTGGGCACAGAACACCGTGCTCTTGCGTCCGGTGGAAGCCGCGACGGCGATGGCACCGGTTGGCCTGGTCTACAAGCTGCACGTGCTGCTCGGCCTGACCCTGTTCGTGCTGTTCCCGTTCACCCGTCTGGTACACATCATCAGTGCGCCGGTCTGGTACCTGGGACGTCGCTATCAAATCGTTCGGCAGAAAATCTGA
- a CDS encoding nitrate reductase subunit alpha, whose product MSHLLDQLRFFNRKQSEFSEGHGETRKESRDWENVYRSRWQYDKIVRSTHGVNCTGSCSWKIYVKNGLITWETQQTDYPRTRNDLPNHEPRGCPRGASYSWYIYSANRLKYPKIRKPLLKLWREARLKLAPVEAWASIVENKAKADSYKSKRGMGGFIRSSWEEVNEIIAAANVYTIKQYGPDRVVGFSPIPAMSMVSYAAGARYLSLIGGACLSFYDWYCDLPPASPMVWGEQTDVPESADWYNSNYIIAWGSNVPQTRTPDAHFFTEVRYKGTKTVAITPDYSEVAKLTDLWLNPKQGTDAALAQAFNHVIFKEFHLDKPSAYFTDYAKRFTDLPVLVLLKPMLGVAPGAGYQPDRFLRASDLTDNLGQENNPEWKTIALDASGELVSPLGSIGYRWGEQGKWNIQAREGGEGREVDLTLSLIGGEVTEVAFPYFAGESQEYFQHVAGDAVQYRRVPVRSLTLADGSQAKVATVFDLSAANLAIDRGLGGANVAKDYNDANVPGTPAWQEQITGVSREKAIQIAREFADNADKTRGRSMIIVGAAMNHWYHMDMNYRGLINMLMLCGCVGQTGGGWAHYVGQEKLRPQCGWLPLAFGLDWSRPPRQMNGTSFFYAHSSQWRHEKMSMHDVLSPLADKSQFPEHALDYNIRAERAGWLPSAPQLNTNPLHICRDAAAAGMAPKDYVVKSLHEGSLRFSCEQPDSPVNFPRNMFIWRSNLLGSSGKGHEYMLKYLLGTKNGVMNEDIGKVGDCKPTEAEWVDEGAIGKLDLVTTLDFRMSSTCVYSDIVLPTATWYEKDDMNTSDMHPFIHPLSAAIDPAWESRSDWEIYKGIAKSFSEMAVGHLGVEQDLVTVPLMHDSVGELAQPFGGTDWKSEGVAPQPGKNAPNLQVVERDYPNIYKQFTSLGPLLEKHGNGGKGINWNTEEEVKFLGELNYREREPGISQGRPKIETAIDAAEVILSLAPETNGHVAVKAWAALSEFTGIDHSHLALPKAHEAIRFRDIQAQPRKIISSPTWSGLEDDHVSYNAGYTNVHEAIPWRTITGRQQFYQDHPWMQAFGEQLMSYRPPVNTRTIEGVKGKRSNGETEIVLNWITPHQKWGIHSTYSDNLLMLTLSRGGPIVWLSEIDAKRAGIEDNDWIECFNVNGALTARAVVSQRVKEGMVMMYHAQERIVNVPGSETTKTRGGHHNSVTRVVLKPTHMIGGYAQQAYGFNYYGTVGCNRDEFVVVRKMAKVDWLDGSTGDDLPRPLPTEMD is encoded by the coding sequence ATGAGTCATTTGTTGGATCAACTGCGGTTTTTCAATCGCAAGCAAAGCGAGTTTTCCGAGGGGCACGGGGAGACCCGCAAGGAGTCCCGCGACTGGGAGAATGTCTACCGCTCGCGCTGGCAGTACGACAAGATCGTGCGCTCCACCCACGGGGTGAACTGCACCGGTTCGTGCTCGTGGAAGATTTACGTGAAGAACGGCCTGATCACTTGGGAAACCCAGCAGACCGATTACCCGCGTACCCGCAACGACCTGCCCAATCATGAGCCACGCGGCTGTCCGCGCGGGGCCAGTTACAGCTGGTACATCTACAGCGCCAACCGGCTCAAGTACCCGAAAATCCGCAAGCCACTGCTCAAGTTGTGGCGCGAGGCGCGTCTGAAGCTGGCGCCGGTCGAAGCCTGGGCCAGCATTGTCGAGAACAAGGCCAAGGCCGACTCCTACAAGAGCAAGCGCGGCATGGGTGGCTTCATCCGTTCCAGCTGGGAGGAAGTCAACGAGATCATTGCCGCGGCCAACGTCTACACCATCAAGCAATACGGTCCTGACCGTGTGGTGGGCTTCTCGCCGATTCCGGCCATGTCGATGGTCAGCTACGCCGCAGGCGCCCGTTACCTGTCGCTGATCGGTGGCGCCTGCCTGAGTTTCTACGACTGGTACTGCGACTTGCCACCGGCCTCGCCGATGGTCTGGGGCGAGCAGACCGACGTGCCGGAATCGGCTGACTGGTACAACTCCAACTACATCATTGCCTGGGGCTCCAACGTTCCGCAGACCCGTACCCCCGACGCGCATTTCTTCACCGAAGTTCGCTACAAGGGCACCAAGACCGTGGCCATCACCCCCGACTATTCGGAAGTGGCCAAGCTCACCGACCTGTGGCTCAACCCCAAGCAGGGCACCGACGCGGCACTGGCTCAAGCGTTCAACCATGTGATCTTCAAAGAATTCCACCTGGACAAGCCGAGCGCCTATTTCACCGATTACGCCAAACGCTTCACCGACCTGCCGGTGCTGGTGCTGCTCAAACCGATGCTCGGTGTCGCGCCGGGCGCCGGCTATCAACCGGATCGCTTCTTGCGGGCCTCGGACCTGACCGACAACCTCGGCCAGGAAAACAACCCGGAATGGAAAACCATCGCCCTCGACGCCAGCGGCGAACTGGTCTCGCCGCTAGGCTCGATCGGTTATCGCTGGGGCGAGCAGGGCAAGTGGAACATCCAGGCCCGTGAAGGCGGCGAGGGCCGTGAAGTCGATCTGACCCTGAGCCTGATCGGTGGTGAGGTCACGGAAGTGGCGTTCCCGTACTTCGCCGGTGAATCCCAGGAATACTTCCAGCACGTCGCCGGCGATGCCGTGCAGTACCGTCGTGTGCCGGTGCGCAGCCTGACCCTGGCGGATGGCAGCCAAGCCAAAGTGGCCACCGTGTTCGACCTGTCGGCCGCCAACCTGGCCATCGATCGCGGCCTGGGCGGCGCCAACGTGGCCAAGGACTACAACGACGCCAATGTGCCCGGCACCCCGGCCTGGCAAGAGCAGATCACTGGCGTGAGCCGTGAGAAGGCGATCCAGATTGCCCGTGAGTTTGCCGACAACGCCGACAAGACCCGTGGTCGCTCGATGATCATCGTCGGTGCGGCGATGAACCACTGGTACCACATGGACATGAACTACCGCGGGCTGATCAACATGCTCATGCTCTGCGGTTGCGTCGGCCAGACCGGTGGTGGCTGGGCGCACTACGTGGGCCAGGAAAAACTCCGTCCGCAATGCGGCTGGCTGCCCCTGGCGTTCGGCCTGGACTGGAGCCGTCCGCCACGCCAGATGAACGGCACCAGCTTCTTCTACGCCCACAGTTCCCAGTGGCGCCACGAGAAGATGAGCATGCACGACGTGCTCTCGCCGCTGGCAGACAAGAGCCAGTTCCCCGAGCATGCGCTGGACTACAACATCCGCGCCGAACGTGCTGGCTGGTTGCCGAGCGCGCCACAATTGAACACCAACCCGCTGCACATTTGCCGTGACGCTGCTGCGGCCGGCATGGCGCCCAAAGACTACGTGGTCAAGTCGTTGCACGAAGGTTCGCTGCGTTTTTCCTGCGAACAGCCCGACAGCCCGGTCAACTTCCCGCGCAACATGTTCATCTGGCGCTCCAACCTGTTGGGGTCGTCGGGCAAGGGCCATGAGTACATGCTCAAGTACTTGCTGGGCACCAAGAACGGGGTGATGAACGAGGACATCGGCAAGGTCGGCGACTGCAAACCGACCGAAGCCGAGTGGGTAGACGAGGGCGCCATCGGCAAGCTCGACCTGGTCACCACGCTGGACTTCCGCATGTCTTCGACCTGCGTCTATTCCGACATCGTGTTGCCGACGGCCACGTGGTACGAAAAAGACGACATGAACACCTCGGACATGCACCCCTTCATTCACCCGTTGTCGGCGGCCATTGACCCGGCCTGGGAATCGCGTTCCGACTGGGAAATCTACAAGGGCATCGCCAAGTCGTTTTCCGAGATGGCGGTCGGTCACCTGGGTGTCGAGCAGGACCTGGTCACCGTGCCGTTGATGCATGACAGCGTCGGCGAACTGGCCCAGCCTTTCGGCGGTACGGACTGGAAAAGTGAGGGCGTGGCGCCGCAACCCGGCAAAAACGCACCGAACCTGCAAGTGGTGGAGCGCGACTACCCGAACATCTACAAGCAGTTCACCTCCTTGGGGCCTTTGCTGGAGAAGCATGGCAACGGCGGCAAGGGCATCAACTGGAACACCGAGGAAGAAGTGAAATTCCTGGGCGAACTCAATTACCGCGAACGCGAGCCCGGGATCAGCCAAGGGCGGCCGAAAATTGAAACAGCCATCGATGCGGCCGAGGTGATTCTGTCCCTGGCCCCTGAAACCAATGGCCATGTTGCCGTCAAGGCGTGGGCCGCACTGTCGGAATTCACCGGCATCGACCACAGCCACCTGGCACTGCCCAAGGCGCACGAGGCGATTCGCTTCCGCGATATTCAGGCGCAGCCACGCAAGATCATTTCCAGCCCGACCTGGTCAGGCCTGGAAGACGATCACGTCAGCTATAACGCCGGCTACACCAACGTTCATGAAGCGATTCCATGGCGCACCATCACCGGCCGCCAGCAGTTCTACCAGGATCACCCGTGGATGCAGGCGTTCGGCGAGCAACTGATGAGTTACCGCCCACCCGTCAACACGCGGACCATCGAAGGGGTGAAGGGCAAGCGCAGCAATGGCGAAACCGAAATCGTCCTGAACTGGATCACGCCGCACCAGAAATGGGGCATCCACAGCACCTACAGCGACAACCTGCTGATGCTCACGCTGAGCCGTGGCGGACCGATTGTCTGGCTCTCGGAAATCGACGCAAAACGCGCCGGTATCGAGGACAACGACTGGATCGAATGCTTCAACGTCAACGGTGCCCTGACGGCCCGGGCGGTGGTCAGTCAGCGGGTCAAGGAAGGCATGGTGATGATGTACCACGCCCAGGAACGGATCGTGAACGTGCCGGGTTCGGAAACCACCAAGACCCGTGGCGGCCATCACAACTCGGTCACCCGGGTGGTGCTCAAGCCGACCCACATGATCGGCGGCTATGCCCAGCAAGCCTACGGTTTCAACTATTACGGCACGGTCGGTTGCAACCGCGACGAGTTCGTCGTGGTGCGCAAGATGGCCAAAGTCGACTGGCTCGATGGTTCGACCGGCGATGATCTGCCGCGTCCCCTGCCGACCGAGATGGATTGA